CCCTGAGCTGCTGCATTGGACAATGGTCCAGAGATCTGGACATCCATGATGTTGGGGTCGGCACCAAAGCTGAGCAGCGTGGCCACTGTCTGGACATCACCCTTGGCCGCAGCCCACGCCAGCGGAGTGCGTCCCATGGAGTCCTGAACATTCATATCCCCAGGGTTCCGAATAAGCTCCTCTTCCAGGATCTGAAGCGAGAGCCCAAGACAATCTTGTGAATTTGCGTAAACTTGGACGCCTCGATGAAGTCATCGAGAAAATAACTTCCCCGTATGATTGTCCTGAGAGCTTCTGTTGCCGCCTCAGATAGCCCACCTTCCAGCAAGAAATGACACGCCTTGAGTCTTGGACTATTGTCGAATTCGGATATCGGTCGGTAATCTGCGTCCGCGCCAGCGTGAACAAGAAAGTTGACGGTTTCGTACTGCTTCGCATACAAGGCCCATCTCAGCAGAGTGTAGCCGCGGCTTGTGCTGACATCTCGTGGGGAAGCAAGTCCATTATTGAAGAGATACTGCAACCCCCGTGTGTTACCCTTTTGAGCAAAATCAACGGCCTGAGAAGAGTCGGGTATTCTTCTGAGAGAATCGAGATGCAGTGATGGTCCTCCGTTGAGGCTTGTCACGACTTGGAgtctgatgatggtggaccACAGTGAGATGGGAAACCAGTATTCCATGCTGACTTGCCTGGCGCGAGCACCGCGGCATTCTTCGCTGTCGCACTTTGAACTGAGAAGTGGTAGTCCAGAATACCCAAGAAACAATCTTCCCAACAAATTGTTTAGAATTGCTGGCGTTGCAGAACGCTGCTGAGTGTGgcaacagcatcagcagccgGTGTGGCATGTTGCAATGAAAGGTCGACCACGAACACCGATGGTGTCTTCGGAGCATACTGTCGCTGTTTTCATTTCCAATTTCAAGATTGTCTGTCGTATTGTAGTTCTCGCGAGGCCCTGGTATGTTGAACTAATCTGCGAAAACTGTCGCTCATGAAGCAGTTCTGTCTGCGCCCTGATGAGCGCCTCAACACGGGCAACACGCTCGTCAATGCCTGCCATTGAGCTCATAAACGCCTTGCTCATAGCAAGATGCTCTTATGTGGATTGAATGGAGGATctggtggtgattgatgaCATTTCTTGTATATCAAGTCGAATCTTAACCATGTCTTGTCTGTGTCAGGAGATGCAAATCAGTGTTGCCCTAGAATAGATGGATCCAATAATCATACAAGTTGGAGGCTCCAAGAAGAATGTTCAAACTAGACTTGACTGTTCGAATGTCTTCTTGCAGGGTTTGAAGACGGCCCTGCTCTTTGAGCCATATGCCGGCTTTGAGAACGGGGATCTTGTATTCCGACGATGCCGCGGTGAACCGCTCAACGATGGATGCGAGTTGGTTTAGTTTGAGTCGTGCATGAATCAATAAATGAGGAATGGAGCTTATGGTCTGCTGTGAGCCCAGAAGATTGGACCGCTCCTTCAGGAGTGTGGCGTCCTGTGAAAGAACGACCTCGAGATCGGCCACCTCGTTCCCTATGGCATGGATGCGCCCCGGGAGGCATTTGCAAAGTGAGCGCAATTCAGAGATGGCTGAGCAGGTAGAGGCTGCAAGGCTAGCCACCGTGATGATACTGGCAGCGAGGGATAAGGGGTCCATGACTgttggttgtgtggtgtcgAAGGACCCGTGGTGATGGAATGTTCTTGGCACCGATGTCAAGTGGCATGGAATCGAACAGAAGATTGTGTCAAATGTCCTGTTGGGTGCTCATGGAGTGAAAATGGCAAGTGATGACAGCCGGCTTGTGAGTTTTGCTACATGTCGACGATGAATTCAAATGCAATGAGCAGGTGTCAAATGTTGCAGGGTTGCCAACGTGGGCAGGAGACAGACTACTCGAATGCCACATTTCTGTCGGGATAGCAAATATCCATTGGgccaggctgctgctgctgctgcgaaggCCATGCAAAAGAGTCACCATTCAGCTGAAAAGACAGTGAAACCAACTCAAAGATGGAGACACACCACACGTGACCTGTTTCGGGTGTTCCAATCAGAGATTTCGGGTTGCCCGTCGACATGAGGCAACGGTCCGGCCCGATCACAAAGCACCACTTCTATCCCCATTACCACCGTCAAAATGAGGTTTGGGCAGAATTATCACCGGAATTTTGTTCCGGAATGGAGTGAGCACTATGTCGACTACAACTTGCTCAAGAAACATGCCAAACTGGGCAACATCGCAGGTAAGTACCACAGCATGCCCCTTTACAGCGTAGTATTAACAGTCCGTAGACATCTATGAGTACTTGGACAATGCCGTTCCTGCTCTAAAAGCCTTCTACCAATACGAAATCAACACCGACAGCTTCCAGCAAGAAGATTTGGATAAACTGCAGTGGTTTGAAAGAGTCAACGTGGACGCTATCGAAAGAATTATCACAAAGCTCAAGCGAAATGGTCACACTGGCAGCCCAGATCCCAGCAGATTTGCCTTCTGGAAAAGCTCACGGCAAATGAAACTTTACAATCCGCAAAATGGGAATGGGCTCCAGGATGGAATTCTCCCCAACAAGCCGAGAACAGCGAACCCTCTCCAGGTGGCGATCAGGAATCAAGATGACGAACGGGTTCTTGCTCTGGTACAAGACTCAAAAAACCTGCGCTATCTATCTGCCCGTGGGGAAAACGCCCTCCATGTTGCCGCTCAACTTGGTCGGCTCGATTACACaaatcttcttctcaaagcTTTGGCCAAAAGTGGTCTCGACCATGACATTCCCGACATATCAAGAGGTTGGACACCGCTCTTCTTTGCCGCCGTGGACGGCCACTTTGATATCGTACAACTACTGCTCGAGGCGGGGTCTAATCAGCACAAAAAGGATCATTTCGGGTGGACTGCCAAAGAGTACGCTGTTTTCAAAGGGCACCTCGCCGTGGCTGGTCTCTTTGAAACCACCGATAC
The sequence above is a segment of the Podospora pseudoanserina strain CBS 124.78 chromosome 5, whole genome shotgun sequence genome. Coding sequences within it:
- a CDS encoding hypothetical protein (EggNog:ENOG503NXTW; COG:M), which produces MAGIDERVARVEALIRAQTELLHERQFSQISSTYQGLARTTIRQTILKLEMKTATVCSEDTIGQRSATPAILNNLLGRLFLGYSGLPLLSSKCDSEECRGARARQVSMEYWFPISLWSTIIRLQVVTSLNGGPSLHLDSLRRIPDSSQAVDFAQKGNTRGLQYLFNNGLASPRDVSTSRGYTLLRWALYAKQYETVNFLVHAGADADYRPISEFDNSPRLKACHFLLEDCLGLSLQILEEELIRNPGDMNVQDSMGRTPLAWAAAKGDVQTVATLLSFGADPNIMDVQISGPLSNAAAQGHTACVELLLEAGADPDPLPPKGVQKGSPLSVASRNSKDATPLKRLLDFGADVNTRTVEGKTPLFHATRNDNASFAMLLLEYGADLNATAITGETPLTTAITYNSHNVLRLFLDRWSEYSVCPRLKGPNLIKIAALYGDVGTMDILANASHFRSNHDREYTLGNFKAILRQREDVTEELVWAFDELLSVINAAPDMRKGEEDLMEAGFFSCLGSRSNTWEDGFWRKKEDPESDEESVESFQDTVEKLEVIAAAEVR
- a CDS encoding hypothetical protein (EggNog:ENOG503NXTW; COG:M), which produces MDPLSLAASIITVASLAASTCSAISELRSLCKCLPGRIHAIGNEVADLEVVLSQDATLLKERSNLLGSQQTISSIPHLLIHARLKLNQLASIVERFTAASSEYKIPVLKAGIWLKEQGRLQTLQEDIRTVKSSLNILLGASNLQDMVKIRLDIQEMSSITTRSSIQST